Part of the Novosphingobium sp. KA1 genome is shown below.
ACGGCTGACCAGACTCATGAAGAAACGTCTCCGATGGCGCGCAGCGAGAAGCCCTCGCGCTTGATGAAGGGATTGCGCCGCGTGATTGCGAGGAGAAGGCCAACCGTCAAGCACATGGCGACAGTCGACGAGCCGCCGTAGCTGATCAGCGGCAAGGTCATGCCCTTCGAGGGGAAAAGCTGCAGATTGACGAGGATGTTGATGAACGCCTGCCCGCCGAACTGCGAGGCGATTCCCGATGCCGCCAGCACCGTGAACAGGTCCTCTTCCTCGGTCAGGCGCAGCATCACCCGCACCAGCAGCGCAAGATAGAGGCATACGATCACCATGCAGGCGATCAGCCCGAACTCCTCCCCGATGACCGAGAAGATATAGTCGGTATGCGCCTCGGGCAGCGCCATCTTGCGGATGCCCATCCAGAAGCCCTGCCCGAACCAGCCACCGTTCAGCAGCGTGCGCTGCGCCAGGTCCACCTGGTCGAAGGCATTACCGCCCGACAGGAACGAATCGATGCGATTGCGGCCGTTGGCATAGGTGAAATACATCACGACGATGCCCGCCACGCCCGCGCCCGCGAACATGCCGATGCGCTTCAGGGGAATGCCCGCCAGCAGGATCATCACGAAGAACGTGCCGGAAAACAGCATCGTCGAACCAAAGTCCGGCTGCGCCATCAGCAAGGCACCGATGAGCCCCATCAGGCAGAAACAGATCGCCACCACCGGAATGTTGGGATCGCGCGCGCGCCAAGAGAGTATCCACGCCAGCAGGATCGGAAAGCCGGTGCCGAGGAACTGCGAGGGCTGGAGAGAGATGCCGAAGTGCAACCAGCGCTTGGCGCCGTTCACTTCGGAGCCCACCACCGGCACCAGCAGCAAGCCGAAGATCATCATGCCCGCGATCAGGATGCCAAGCCGCCGCGCGCTGTCCTTCGACAGGCTGGAGGCCCAGAACATCGCGCAGAGCCCCACGAACTGCCAGCGCAAGTGCAGCCAGAAGAAGTAGAGCGCCGGTAGACGCTCATGCGCGGTCGACAGGCGGCGCGCACTGGCGGGCGAACCGGCGGCAACGGCAATCGCGCCGATCCCCATCAGGATCAGCACGAGAGCCAGAAACGTACGGTCGATCTCCTGCCACCAGATCGCCAGCTGGCCGCGACGATTGCGGTTGTAGCGGACGTTGGCGGGCGTGTTTCCCGGCGCGGTCGTGGCCATGCCTAGTGCTTCTCCTCGGCGACCGCCGCTTCTCCCTGGGTTTCCAGCAAGGCCTCGACGATCTGGCGGAAGGCCAGTCCGCGCGCTTCATAGTCGCGGAACTGGTCGAAGCTGGCACAGGCCGGCGAGAGCATGACGACGTCGCCGGGGACGGCCTGTGCCATGGCTTCGCGGATGGCCTCGGCCATCATCTCACTGCGATGGACACGCGTATGGGGCGCGAGGATCTCGGCAAAGCGCGGACCGGCATCGCCGATCGTGTAGGCGGCAGCAATGTTGCCGAAGAACGGCGCGCATTCGTCAAGGTCGTCGCCCTTGGGCAGACCACCGAGAATCCAGTGGATGCGCGGGTTTGGAGCGGGCGGGAAAGCGGCGATGGCAGGCGCTGCCGAGGCCGGGTTGGTCGCCTTGGAATCGTTGACGTAGAGCACGCCATTGAACTCGGCCACGCGCTCCATGCGGTGCGGCAGGCCGCGAAACTTGCGCAGCGCTGGCTTCCACTTGCCAGCCGGTATGCCCAGCGCCTCGACAATGGCGACGGCAACGGCCGCGTTCTGCAGGTTGTGCGGCCCCTGCAGCGAAGGCCAGTTCTTCTGGAGTGCGGCGATCTCGTGGCCATCCACCTCGCGCACGAGGCCCGGCTCCCGGCGCGCGCTTTCGACGGCAGCAATATCGGCGGTTTCCGCATCGCCCTTGCCGAACACGCCCGGACGCGCCGCCCCCTGCATCGCGAAGAGCCGCGCCTTGGAGGCGGCATAACCGGCAAAGTTCTCGTATCGATCGAGGTGATCGGGGGTGATGTTGAGCAGCGCCGCCACGTCGCAGTCGAGGCTGCGCGTCAGGTCGATCTGGTAGCTCGACAGTTCGAGCACATAGACGCCCCCCTCAGGCAACGGCTCGGCGGACAGCACCGGCACGCCGATATTGCCGCCGACCCGCGCATCGACCCCCGCCGACTTGAGCAAGTGCTGGACGAGCGCCGTCGTCGTCGACTTGCCGTTGGTTCCGGTGATGCCGACCACCCGGTGCGCGGGCAGG
Proteins encoded:
- a CDS encoding FtsW/RodA/SpoVE family cell cycle protein, with the protein product MATTAPGNTPANVRYNRNRRGQLAIWWQEIDRTFLALVLILMGIGAIAVAAGSPASARRLSTAHERLPALYFFWLHLRWQFVGLCAMFWASSLSKDSARRLGILIAGMMIFGLLLVPVVGSEVNGAKRWLHFGISLQPSQFLGTGFPILLAWILSWRARDPNIPVVAICFCLMGLIGALLMAQPDFGSTMLFSGTFFVMILLAGIPLKRIGMFAGAGVAGIVVMYFTYANGRNRIDSFLSGGNAFDQVDLAQRTLLNGGWFGQGFWMGIRKMALPEAHTDYIFSVIGEEFGLIACMVIVCLYLALLVRVMLRLTEEEDLFTVLAASGIASQFGGQAFINILVNLQLFPSKGMTLPLISYGGSSTVAMCLTVGLLLAITRRNPFIKREGFSLRAIGDVSS
- the murD gene encoding UDP-N-acetylmuramoyl-L-alanine--D-glutamate ligase translates to MIVSPAFAGKRYAVLGLARSGLAAVETLLASGAHVMAWDARDEPRQQMAGRVELADPVTADLTGYDGVVVSPGIPLNSHPIAEAARRYGVPVIGDIELFALARASLPAHRVVGITGTNGKSTTTALVQHLLKSAGVDARVGGNIGVPVLSAEPLPEGGVYVLELSSYQIDLTRSLDCDVAALLNITPDHLDRYENFAGYAASKARLFAMQGAARPGVFGKGDAETADIAAVESARREPGLVREVDGHEIAALQKNWPSLQGPHNLQNAAVAVAIVEALGIPAGKWKPALRKFRGLPHRMERVAEFNGVLYVNDSKATNPASAAPAIAAFPPAPNPRIHWILGGLPKGDDLDECAPFFGNIAAAYTIGDAGPRFAEILAPHTRVHRSEMMAEAIREAMAQAVPGDVVMLSPACASFDQFRDYEARGLAFRQIVEALLETQGEAAVAEEKH